Proteins encoded in a region of the Mucilaginibacter sabulilitoris genome:
- a CDS encoding sensor histidine kinase produces MDTNWMLQLIVSKKYRLQRHLSIIAFCIVVLYYSPPDYVEPFETYNRLVIFVQIILLAYSNMYFFVPKFLFNKKYLGYGLFVLSIIILTFYIHEFFACYFKPDSLPYQNDSINFFTFSFMVLVLIVASAAVKLFQQWISDAQLIFDLKLAKTNAELEQLKNQINPHFLFNMLNNANVLIEDDPKKASQVLMKLSDLLRYQLYDSSRDKVLLTSEIHFLEDFLNLEKVRRDNFNFLISKEGELSGVQVPPLLFISFVENAVKHNNDSTNLSYVNLFFDVRHSELFFKCINSKPAVKAVNKPGGLGLDNIKRRLELLFPSSHDLKIEENTETYCATLILKL; encoded by the coding sequence ATGGATACGAATTGGATGCTTCAGTTGATTGTTTCAAAAAAATACAGATTGCAACGTCATTTGTCAATAATCGCATTTTGTATTGTTGTTTTGTATTATAGTCCGCCAGACTATGTGGAACCTTTCGAAACCTATAACCGCCTGGTTATTTTCGTTCAGATAATATTATTGGCCTACAGCAATATGTATTTTTTTGTACCTAAATTTTTATTCAACAAAAAATACCTGGGTTATGGTCTTTTTGTGCTTTCAATCATAATCCTTACGTTCTACATTCATGAATTTTTCGCCTGTTATTTTAAGCCTGATTCACTGCCTTACCAGAATGACAGTATTAACTTTTTCACGTTTTCCTTTATGGTCCTGGTGCTTATTGTTGCATCGGCAGCGGTTAAATTATTCCAGCAGTGGATATCTGATGCTCAGCTGATCTTTGATCTGAAACTGGCAAAAACTAATGCTGAACTGGAACAACTGAAGAATCAGATCAATCCGCATTTCCTTTTTAATATGCTCAACAATGCTAATGTTTTAATTGAAGATGATCCTAAAAAAGCTTCGCAGGTGTTGATGAAACTCAGTGACCTGCTTCGTTACCAGCTTTATGACAGCTCGAGAGATAAAGTTTTATTAACTTCAGAGATACATTTTTTAGAAGATTTTTTAAACCTCGAAAAAGTCAGAAGAGACAATTTCAATTTTCTAATATCCAAAGAAGGTGAATTAAGCGGTGTTCAGGTTCCTCCCTTATTATTTATTTCATTTGTCGAAAATGCTGTAAAACACAATAATGACTCGACGAATTTATCCTATGTAAATTTGTTTTTCGATGTTCGCCATTCGGAGCTTTTTTTCAAATGCATAAACTCAAAACCCGCCGTAAAAGCAGTTAATAAACCCGGAGGATTAGGTCTGGACAATATTAAAAGGAGATTGGAACTCTTGTTCCCTTCTTCACATGATTTGAAAATAGAAGAAAATACGGAAACGTACTGTGCTACATTAATTTTAAAATTATAA
- a CDS encoding TonB-dependent receptor, translated as MKSRALSLLVLFFAFAGHAYSQEKVTLSGTISNNSNTETLIGATIYIPEAKVGITTNSYGFYTATMPKGTYTIIISHVGFDNVEETITLTGNTKRNFGMTENSKTLGEVVIKSNTTKDNIRKPEMSTNKLSIATIKKMPAVLGEVDVLKSILQLPGVTNAQEGASGFNVRGGSVDGNLVLLDEAVVYNTSHLFGFFSVFNADVIKDLKLYKGGIPANFGGRISSVLDIYQKEGNNKEYHVNAGIGLVSSRLLVEGPIVKDKSSFVVAGRGSYAHLFLKMANEPNSAYFYDLNTKFNYKFNDKNNVFVSGYFGNDYLNFNNSFVNTYGNKLFNLRWNHIFSDKIFSNVSAIYSDYDYQIKVKSAGLDWKAEVKNYNFKYDFKHYVSNNLTLNYGINSIYYNFNPGTIRPFGTISSVNPDQLAKKYAFENAAYISAEQNLSDKLSLNYGLRYSNFQRLGAQEVYTYANNQPVNYNKELHVYEEATPTGTINYAKNKKIASFDNLEPRVAIAYSLNNDQSIKASYNRMSQYVHLISNTASASPLDIWAPSDQYLKPEILDQVALGYFHNFKEGKYSLETETFYKKVKNKADYIDGADLLGIDAVESVLLNGEGRAYGLEMMLKKNTGKLTGWVSYTLSKAQQRTPGRNADEPGINNGQWYRANYDKMHNLSVTGDYAVSPKWSFGAILTFQSGKAATFPDGKYLYQGVNVASYGERNGNSLAAYHRLDVSATYTPKPDKKKGWQGEWNFGIYNLYNRNNAASYAFRQNEDTGTSETRRVSIFGIVPSVTYNVKF; from the coding sequence ATGAAAAGCAGAGCCCTATCCTTGCTAGTACTCTTTTTTGCCTTTGCAGGCCATGCATATTCGCAGGAAAAAGTTACCCTTAGCGGCACGATATCTAATAACTCCAATACCGAAACACTCATTGGCGCAACTATCTACATTCCGGAAGCGAAAGTGGGTATTACTACCAATTCCTACGGATTTTATACAGCGACAATGCCAAAAGGGACTTACACCATTATCATTAGCCACGTGGGTTTTGACAATGTAGAAGAAACGATTACGCTGACCGGAAACACTAAAAGGAATTTTGGAATGACAGAAAATAGTAAAACATTGGGTGAAGTTGTCATAAAAAGCAATACAACAAAAGACAATATCCGAAAACCTGAAATGAGTACCAATAAACTGTCTATCGCCACGATCAAAAAGATGCCCGCTGTTTTGGGTGAGGTAGATGTTCTAAAATCAATTTTACAGCTTCCCGGGGTTACTAATGCCCAGGAAGGCGCGTCGGGATTTAACGTAAGAGGAGGCTCTGTGGATGGTAACCTGGTACTGCTTGATGAAGCCGTTGTATATAATACCTCGCATCTATTCGGATTCTTTTCTGTCTTTAACGCTGATGTGATCAAAGACCTGAAACTTTACAAAGGAGGAATTCCCGCTAATTTCGGAGGACGTATATCATCAGTACTGGATATTTATCAAAAAGAAGGAAACAACAAGGAGTATCATGTAAACGCGGGTATCGGATTAGTTTCAAGCCGGTTGCTTGTTGAAGGTCCCATCGTTAAAGATAAAAGTTCTTTCGTGGTTGCGGGTAGAGGTTCTTATGCACATCTTTTTCTGAAAATGGCGAATGAACCCAATTCAGCCTATTTTTACGATCTGAACACCAAGTTCAATTACAAATTCAATGATAAAAACAATGTTTTTGTATCAGGATACTTTGGAAACGACTACCTAAATTTTAATAACAGTTTTGTAAACACCTACGGTAACAAACTTTTTAACCTCAGGTGGAACCATATATTCTCAGACAAGATCTTCTCTAATGTATCTGCCATTTATAGTGATTATGACTACCAGATCAAAGTAAAATCCGCTGGTCTTGACTGGAAAGCAGAGGTTAAAAATTACAATTTTAAATATGATTTTAAACATTATGTTTCAAATAACCTGACTTTAAATTATGGTATAAATTCAATTTACTACAATTTTAATCCGGGAACGATCAGGCCGTTCGGGACGATTTCAAGTGTAAATCCGGACCAGTTGGCCAAAAAATATGCTTTTGAAAATGCGGCCTATATCAGCGCTGAACAAAACCTTTCTGACAAATTATCACTGAATTACGGACTTCGCTACAGTAATTTTCAAAGATTAGGCGCGCAGGAAGTGTACACCTATGCTAATAATCAACCGGTTAATTACAATAAGGAGCTTCATGTTTACGAAGAGGCTACCCCCACAGGAACAATAAACTATGCGAAAAATAAAAAGATAGCCAGTTTTGACAACTTGGAACCAAGAGTTGCCATAGCTTATTCGCTAAACAATGATCAGTCCATCAAAGCTAGTTATAATAGAATGAGCCAGTATGTTCATCTGATTTCCAATACGGCTTCTGCAAGCCCGCTTGATATATGGGCCCCTTCTGACCAATACCTTAAACCGGAAATTTTAGATCAGGTAGCACTGGGGTACTTCCACAATTTTAAAGAGGGTAAATATTCTTTGGAAACGGAAACCTTCTATAAAAAGGTAAAAAACAAGGCAGATTATATTGACGGCGCAGATCTGTTAGGGATCGATGCTGTAGAAAGCGTGCTTTTAAACGGAGAAGGGAGAGCGTATGGTCTGGAAATGATGTTGAAAAAAAATACAGGAAAGCTGACGGGCTGGGTTTCCTACACGCTTTCTAAAGCACAACAAAGGACACCAGGCAGAAATGCAGATGAACCGGGTATAAACAACGGACAATGGTACCGGGCAAATTATGACAAAATGCATAATTTATCTGTTACGGGCGATTATGCTGTAAGTCCGAAATGGTCATTTGGGGCTATTTTAACTTTCCAGAGCGGCAAAGCAGCAACATTCCCTGATGGAAAATACCTATACCAGGGCGTCAATGTCGCGAGTTACGGCGAAAGAAATGGGAATTCCTTAGCTGCTTACCACCGTTTAGATGTATCTGCAACTTATACGCCCAAACCCGACAAGAAAAAAGGATGGCAGGGTGAATGGAATTTCGGCATCTACAATCTTTATAACAGGAATAACGCGGCATCGTACGCTTTCAGGCAGAATGAAGATACGGGAACAAGCGAGACAAGAAGAGTATCCATTTTTGGTATTGTTCCGAGCGTAACTTACAACGTGAAATTTTAA